From Brassica oleracea var. oleracea cultivar TO1000 chromosome C3, BOL, whole genome shotgun sequence, a single genomic window includes:
- the LOC106329416 gene encoding nucleolin 2-like, translating to MFEEQRRMVKISVEGYDTSIPAVDIGNALTSRFSSCGRICYLDIPRDPITNVVNGKCSFFQLCGKGAEEKALALDGTDMGGWNVTVKVLPHDDLEFTTDQLAAMSISHFKKTRSEGVSVRGYDNSLPSNDIKSALTKHFASCGEITDVFVLKRRAIIYFFGWHAISKAVELSGSNVGGCELVVKALPVPKRNLGLLHLVFLLAIYYPS from the exons ATGTTTGAGGAGCAAAGACGCAT GGTGAAGATTTCCGTCGAGGGATACGATACTTCGATTCCTGCAGTTGATATCGGGAATGCTTTGACGAGTCGTTTCAGTTCATGTGGACGAATCTGTTATCTTGACATTCCCAGAGACCCTATAACAAATGTTGTCAACGG CAAATGTTCTTTTTTCCAACTCTGCGGAAAAGGCGCAGAAGAGAAGGCCTTGGCACTTGATGGAACTGACATGGGAGGGTGGAATGTAACGGTTAAGGTGTTACCTCACGATGATCTTGAGTTTACCACCGATCAATTGGCTGCTATGAGCATTTCACACTTTAAGAAAACCAG GAGCGAAGGCGTTTCCGTTAGAGGATATGACAATTCCCTTCCTTCGAATGATATCAAGAGCGCTTTGACTAAGCATTTCGCTTCATGTGGAGAGATAACTGATGTTTTTGTTCTCAAAAG ACGGGCTATTATTTACTTTTTCGGATGGCATGCAATAAGTAAGGCGGTTGAACTCAGTGGAAGTAACGTGGGAGGATGTGAACTAGTTGTTAAGGCTTTGCCAGTACCTAAAAGAAACCTCGGCCTCCTCCACCTAGTCTTCCTTTTGGCTATATACTATCCCAG CTGA